caagcatttattaagcacctactggatgACAAGACCCTATGCTCTGCTCTGGAGATGTAAAGACACAATCTCAGCCTGTGATGAACTTAGGTTTCAGTAGAGGCTCAGGCATACACAAATAAGTATTGGTCAATCCATTAGCAAGCATTTGTGAAGGACTTTTaaatgtgtcaagcactgtgctaggcactgggaacacaaatatAAAGGATGAaacaagggggcagctaggtggtgcagtggatagttcactgtttctggagtcaggaggctctGAGGTCAAAGTCagcctcagagatttactagctgtgtgaccctgaacaagtcacttaaccctgattgcctcaaaaaaaaaagaatgcttccaTTCTAATTGTTATATTTCAAGGTAAACTGTGATTAGACAAAGAAAACTCCAGTGATGGGATCCAAAGAAATTTTgaagcaaataaaataatttgcagCACAGCATCAGAGAAAACTTAATGGAGGATGTAAGCCCTAAGCTggaccttaaaggaagagaagaatttcttCAAGTGGAAATATGAAAAgtgtgaattccaggcatggaagcaACAGAGTGCAGGACGAGACTGAGGAGTAGTTTAGCTGGAATATAGAGTGATTAAAGGAGAGCAGGATGAAATGAGGCCAGAAAGGTGGTTTGGAGCCAGACTGCAGGGAATCTTAAATTCCAGgtgaaggagtttgcattttattctagaggcaagagCAAAGCCTAGAAGGTTCTTGAGcagggagtggcatggtcagacacACTCTGACCCCATTTACATTTTCAAATAATCTTTTATATTATCTTCATTACAtcttttatatcatcttcatttccatatGTATCCTTACCCCTTCcctacccagagagccatcctttgtaagagaaaacaaaacaagaggagGCAGGGGGGAAAGGCCGTTCTGTATAATTAACCAGGACAACACCTAAGACTAACAGTATATGTAATGTTCTACAACCAGAGCCTCCATCctttgcaaagaaaggagggaaggaggtctATTTTCTAATCTCTTCTTTGTCAAACCAAGCTTTgaccgccccctccccccaactcctacTGGGACATACCTTAGCAGCTCCTTAGGAGAAAATCCCCACTGAAGGGGACTAACACCCAGTGCTTTGGGTGCCAAATCACCTTCTCTCACTCCTCAGTACCCTTAGAGAGAAAATCATAAatcttaaagctagaaaggattttagaagaCACAAtgaccatagaatgtcagaacaggAAGGATCTGTTAGATGTCATCCAGTccagcagtgtcaaactcaaatagaaaggatcTCTGCAGACCACATAATTACCTCAGAAAACCACAATttaacattgtctatgttgtgttgtatttttatttaatttgttaaacacttcccaattaTGTTTCATGGGGAGCAGCcttgagtttgacacttctgttcACTAGCTCAACTTCTGACACACTAGCTGAACTCTGTTGTcattcagaagaggaaagtgagaaagaaaagaggaaaatgtatatTCTGGACTGAGTGTCTTCCTTGCATATATAGTCTGTCCAAGTTTAGtaaatttgctttttctctgGCAGACCTGATGTCCCTGAAGAGGATGATGGAGAAGTTAGGTGTCCCGAAGACCCACCTGGAGATGAAGAAGATAATCTCCGAGGTGACAGGTGGGGTCAGTGATACCATCTCCTACCGGGACTTTGTGAACATGATGCTTGGGAAACGTTCAGCTGTCCTGAAGCTGTGAGTAGCACTCCCCAAATCCGCCGCCCCATGCCTCTAAAGCCAAAACCATTCTGTGCAGGCATATTTCCCAACTTGGGACTTTGAATTCTGGTCTCCTTGCTCCTGCTTTTGCCCTCCTTACCTCTTTACTGAATATCTATACCCCATGGAGTCCCTAGTTTCTCATCCTTTAAGAGTATGGGTTATTTGGAGACATCACAGAACAGAAGGGTGTTAGATCTGagagaatcttagagattatTTTACCTCAACCTCCCATcttatggagaagaaaacagtCCTAGAAAGGCAAAGCAAGTTACCCACAGTCACATAAGAActtagtggcagagttgggacgGGAATCCCATGAGATAGTGCTCTCAAAACCCTAATACTGCTTCAAGGTCCTAGAAACTTTCATACGTGATGCAAATGAGAATTACTATAATTCAGGCCTTCACCAAGTACTGTACCTCTCCATCTGCACACATTTATATTTAAGtagcagtatggcatagtgggcaggtaggtggcgccatagagcgctgggccaggagtcaggaagactcaccttcctgagttcaaatcaggcacttaccagctgtgtgtccctgggcaagtcatttaaccctatttgcttcggtttgctcatctgtaaactaagctggagaaggaaatggcaaactgctcctgtatctttgccaagaaaaccccaaatggggttacagagagtgagacacaactgaaaaatgactgaataaccaaatgtcatagtggatagagtgctgggctaggagtcagaaagaccttggttcgaatcctgcctcagatgctcaaTAGATGTCTGACACCAGGCAGCCCATATAATCCCtcggagcctcagtttttttatttgtaaaatgggattggACTGGAGGACCTGTCAGGTCTCTTGCAGCTCAGGTATTGTACTCTTCCCACCAATGCCATGTCCTTTTCCCTCTACCAGACTCCCACGCTCTTTCAAGCAATGAGTTTCCTCTGTTCTCGAAGGTTGCCTTACTTCCTAGTAGAAAAGAAGAATaggactttctttaaaaaaataaatctataatccttttaGTAAAATTGCTCTTCCTGAAATGATCATTGCCAATTTTGGTTTCTTTAAATCTCTGCGCAAAGCAGCTAAGGCTGGAAACTGCCAATTTTTTATTACCAGAAGGTAGTAAGTGACTTAAGTCCCTCTGACCCCTACTATCTTCTTGACCTTCACTCAAGTAGCCCCAGGCTGTCCCAGGGAGAACCAGACAGGAGCTGCTCCTAGTCTCGTGATCACTGGAAATAAAGAGCCAGAGCCAGAAGTTTCTTTCCCCCACAGACCAGTGGTTCTTTAAGGTATGCGGCGTACTGCTAGGTGGTCCGTGAATTTCATGGAACTCTCAATTGCATGCCATGCCTGAGTACCTCAGCCATAGCTAGGAATCTCCCAGGAGCTGCATTattctcccttttacagatgaggaaccttgACACTGGGAAAGGTGAAAGGGATCACACGTCTGATAAGTAgctaaagtgggatttgaacccaggttttcctgactccaatttcagggctctatccaccatgAAACCCAGCTGGTCACTTCTGCTTCCACCAATTACTAGCCATGTGAGGATGAGTTgctttgagtctcagtttattCCCCTGTAATATGGGAGCAGTAACTCCCATCCTACCCTGCCTTCTTCATAAGGTTATTGTAAGGTTCTAATGAGATCACGTGTAAAAGTTTGTGTAAATAAAAAGTACGTTCCAAGTGTAGGAGCATACATGTACCAACCtaatccagttttcttttctccctgctccccaccctCAACAGAGTCATGATGTTTGAAGGAAAAGCCAATGAGAGTGCCCCCAAGCCTGCTGGTCCCCCTCCTGAGAGAGACATTGCCAGCTTGCCCTGAAAGTCCCtgctctgcctgcctgcctgcctgcttccGTGGCCAGCACTCAGAGGGGTTTCTTCTGTCTCCTTGTGACTTTTCTTGTTTGTTCcttattgttttgtgtttttttgtttgctctttattggtttgttgttgtttttttttttacattagaaagtgttagtggttttttttttttttaaaaggcacaaaCTAACCTGCCTTAGGAGAGTTAGAAATGGGAGGAATCCAATGTCTTTggtcccctcccttcttttgcaGGTTTCATCTGACTTGAGATGAATGTTGGGGTATCACTGATGTCAAACCAAATACCCATCCTTGGAGACcactatttcctttcttccatgaGGTCTCTGAGTGAGATTAGGTGCCCTCCATAGTGAGATAAGGGACTTAGATTTAGAACCTATAGTTAGCTTCGCACTTCTGCCAGTAGCTTTTGGGATGATCTGAGCCAGAATTTCACTTTACCTGCCTCTTAATGTCCCCATCAGGACTCTGTCTTCCTGATGATATAGATACCTTTTCCACAGATAGCATGCTAGAAGCCCAGGCGCATAGGCAAAACAGCTGGCTACCACTAAGGTTTTCCCCATCAGCTCTGTGGTCCCAGATGCTCCTAGACCTCTCTGTCTTTTAGAGATCCTGCCATCAGCATTTTCATTTGATAGGATCTGGGTCTCCTGTAATCTTTTGCTAGCTCTAAGCCCCAACTCCTCTCActatgaaggaaggaagatgaaggTGCTGAAATCGAGCCTCCAggattgagaagggaagagggtatGGAAGAAAGAGCTAAAAAATTAGGCCCAACAGAGCATCACCAGAAAGCGACCTTTGGGACCTTGCTCTCTGGAAGTGAACACATCTAGGGGCCAATGATGACCATAAGGGGAAGAACAAGCCAAATCCTGGGTGGCTGAGAAGTGAAGGTTAGACTAGGCTAGATGCTATTTCTTCCAGGGtaagaaagatgtgagaaaaagATGAGAGGGCTTTTGAAGGTCTTCCTCCTAGCTGTAGATATGGAAGGCAAGATCCTGCAAATAGCATCAGAGGTTAGTGGGGAAATGAGAACCCCAATACCAACATATTACACCTGACTCTCTATGAAGGGGAGAGGAGGTAGTCCTTCTGGCCATGACCTGGCTGGTTTTTTACTCTCTCTGGAAAGCTTTAATGCTTCTTGATAGCAAAGGCCTGCTGTCCAGCAAACCtcatttggcctttgttttcaaATTGCCCCTCTGGTTTCTCTGAGTGTGATATCTGTGACGCATCTGTAAGGTGTTATATTACAGAAAGTGAATGTTACAGCGAGAAGGGATTTTGGAACATGGAATATTAGAACTGGGGACCCTCTAGTCCGACTTCATTGTTAGTAAATAGCTGAGACTAGAACTGTCTCCTGTCGCagaaaaggacagaaggaagtaGCCAAAAAAATTCTAGGTATATGCTTTGTGTAAAACCTACACCAGGTGAAGATGACTGAGTATCTCAGTTCATACCTTTATAGTCGGGCATTAGCATGAGGAATCCATTTGCGTGGGCTCTCCTAAAGCATTCCATTCCTCAAAGGacctctctgcctcctgccctCCCAAGCTTCAGAAAGTTAAATCTTTGAAATTTTTGTAGGAAATTGCAAAGTTAGTCTCTTGATCTACAGTTAACAGGCAGTGCCCTTAAGTCTGAGCTGCCTATCCATATGGAGGTCCCTCTGGAAGCAGCATTGCAGTGGATCTGTGGAAGGGGCTTATTATATAGCATTTACCCACCATTAATAGTATGACAGGATGGCTGTCTGAGCCCCAGGGCAGCAGGTGAGCATGGAGTGCCAGCGTGGACGTCTTTACCAAAAGCTCTGTAGAAAACATGACAAAGATGGACTTTGTCACTGGCTAGGTCCCTTTGGTGGAGTGAGGGTGGATCTGTGTTACTGGAATATTTGGTGTTGTtaataacagccctgtgaggggcTGGAAGACTGAAAAAGCATAAGTAGTCGTATCTATGAATATTAGGATGGCCCCCATTCTGAACAGGGCTTAGCCTGTGTTGTACCTTGCTCCAATCTTAATTGTGAAGATGCTGCTAAGCAAAGGACTTTCTGAATCAGCTTGGAGGCAGGGTGAATAAGCTAAGATAGAGGGCCATGTCATTGTTTCATGTGAGCCTACCTGGTCCTGACAGGTTCAGGAGCAAGGAAACTTTTTTGGCTATGAATGGTTGAATTTTGGCCTAAGTAGCTGCCAATATGTGCAGACATAGTTGAAGTTTAACCTTTGAAACATTCCTCCTTATAAATTCTACccttattattatttctttaagacAACCAACAGAGCTAGCAACTGACCTGaaatccccccttccccttttaaaCTGCTGTTTTTCTCTGGGATGTGTTTCgagaaaaatgaattttgttttgttttggcatcCCAATCAGATACAGATACAAAGATTCTTCCTTcgaagtaaagaaagaaggagCTGGGCTTCTTTCAGTGGGTTATGTGGCTTTCTATGACCCCAGGAAAGCCTTAGGGATCATTTCCTTCTACTTCTCCAAGAAACAGGAGCAAGTGATTTGCTCACAAGCTCTgagaagaggcagagaaggaagtaTTACTCTTTGAGAGGGGTTTCCTCTGATAAAACACACCAACTCCTTCTCCATGGCTCTCTGAGACTCAGAACTTGTTGGAATTGCCCCTCAAACAGAGCCATTTCTGGGAAGGGTGATACCTTGGATGGACCTGAGGAGCTGCCCCTTGCCTCTGCGGCTTACCTTTTCTGCCATGGACTTATGAGAACTGGACTTTCATATCCTGACTTTTTACTTTTGAAAGACCAAGTCTGACCAAGTTATAACTCACCCAGATTCTGCCAAGGGCTTGGGCCCTTTCTTGTGACTGAAAAGGAAGTGTTCACCGGAGCTGAGTGAAGTGTCTGTATGTTTGTATGTCTGGGGAGGGGGTAACACAAGGGGGAGGGTCACTTCTATAGACAGAAAATAAACTGGACAAAATGGTCATTGGCTTGTTTATTTTGGAGCTTCTGGGCCTACCGCCGTGGGGCTTAGGTTATACAGCCATGATGCAGTTTTATAACTGCAGTCACACCTGCAGCCTTGCCCACTGGATATGTCGCATCACTCTTCATCCCTGGATTGACTCACCATTTCTTGGGAGGCCCCAGCCATGTTCACCTCATTCCTAGCTCAACTCACTCCCTGGAATGTTCTGTCTTACCAGCAACCCTGATGCCCCTCTCTCTtccacaataactctgtgaagtaggaagTACAAATTTCGTGCCCACTGAGGAAACGGAAGCTCACCGAGGTGagaattgcccatggtcacattcagttcaattccacaagcatttacaAAGCAGTGTAAGGCTATAAGCTAGGTGCTgagggttcttttttttgttcctgTGAATTGAGTGGGTAGAACTACTGGGGTGGAAATTTCACCAATGCAGTTCAGCAACTCTTTCCTAACATAAGTATTAGAGAGTTAACTGGGCCACTGAGGGGTTtggtgacttgtctgtggtcacatacCACATgtggcaaaggcaggatttgaagccaaggtcttcctgactctaaggctgaaCCTGCACTCTACCATCCGGCTTTATATCATTCTGGGGatggaagataaaaatgaaaaccagaCATTGTACTAAAGGGGCTCACATTCTCCTGGGAGATGTCAAATGGACACAAGGGAGTAAATGCCCGATAATATGAAGAGCGAGAGAACTGGTGGAAACAGGATGGGCTTCCTGGAAGAGTTGGTACCTGAGATGAAccctgaaggaagctaaggagtcTAACATggagggaggtaaggaaggaaagtattctaggcatggggaacagccagtgcaaaggtaaGAAAGAAAATGGCTAATTCTAGGAATAGTAGTTCCATTTTGCTGGGAGGAAGTCATAAGAAATATCTAGGAAGGTAGATTGgagtcagattatgaaggactttaaaagccaagctgaggagcttgtattttatcctagaagcaaaagaaatgaggagggaagtgatgtggtcagatctgtgctttaggaaaaatattttggcagCTGGGAGGAGAACAGACTGGAAGGGAGGAAAATGCTCCCAGGGAGCAAGGAGACTGGTTCGAAAGCTACCCCACAAAAGGGACTGTGAGGGTCTGAATGAATATGGCAGTTGTAATACTGTGTTGTAAATTGAGTATGTAAATTGAGTGAAAGGGATGTGGAAAATGTTGTCcaggtagaattgataagacttgtcagttgattggatatggggagtgagggaGATGGAGAAGCTGAAGTGACTTTAAAGTTGCAAACCTTGGTGATGAGAAAGATGATGGTACCGATAAGAGAAGTGGGGAATTTTGGAGGAGGGATGGTTTCATGGGGGAAGATTTTGAGCTCTGCTTTGGATGTAGTGAATTGGAGTTGCCTATAGGCTACTAGATTGGTAAtttgagactggagctcaggtaAAAGACTGGAACTGGAAATAGATATTTGTGACTCATGTGCATAtggatgataattgaacccatgagaggAAATTAAATCactgagagaagagggcccaggacagagtcttgctGGACACCCAAGGCTAAGGagtgggacatggaggatgacctAGTAAAAGAGACTAAGAAGGTACAGTTACATAGGATAAGAGccaggaaagagcagtgtcacaagtgctgaagaaggagagaatatCTAGGAGGAGTGGTTAAcaatgtcaaaagctgcagagacatAAAGATATTTGGAGTGAGGAAAAGATGTTTGCATTTAACCCATAAGAGGTCCTTGTAGAGGGGGTAGTTTTAGTTGTATGAGGATGTCttaagccagattgcagaggattTATGAGTGAGTGGGAGGTCAGGAAATGGAGGCAATAAGCATAagaggcttttttctttttggaggtaaatgatggttaagtgacttgcccagggtcacatagctaataagcgtatgaggtcagattttaattcagatccttctgctctatctactgtgccactttgcTGCTCCAGAAGGCTTTTCTTCTAAGGGTTTAGCTATGAAAGATTATAGCGTAGTCTGAAGACATGGTAGGTttaagctagtaagtatcagaactAGGATTCCAACTGAGGTATGCTGATTTCAAGTCCTGTGTGCCTCCTACTATAATCATGATGCTTCTCATAATATAAACTAGAAATAATTATCTGTTTTCTAGAAGGCTAGACCAAAGTGTTACCTTAAAGGAGGAGGGGAGTTGTTAACCTTTTGTATATTAtgtttgtcagtctggtgaagccattggacttctcagaataatgtttttaaatcatagaattaacaaaggaaaccaattatattgagatgCAATTATcgaaatattattttgagaattcATAGCCCCCCTGCCCAGGTGAAGAATTCCTGCCCGAGAACAAGCATTCTTACTGAACTTTGAAATGTCACTTAATTGATGAAGTTTGATTTACACACAACTCTTGCCAACTACATATTCATTGTGCCAAGTGAGATATACTTAGGTTATATAGGGTCCTTGCTCTTGGGAAACATACTTTAATAGAAAGGGAAACAGGAGCCCCTTgtggggaaaaataagaaagtatATTTGAACCCTGCTGCCTTTCCCATACGGCAGCCAGGTACAGCAGTgaatagcatgctgggcctggagtcagggagactcatttttctgagttcatatctggcctcagatacttactagttgtgtgaccctgggcaagtcatttaaccatttgcctcagtttctataactgtaaaatggggatagtaatagcacgtAGCTTgcagggttgttctgaagatcaaatgaggtaatatttgtaaaaagtgcttagtacagtgcctggcgcatagtaagtTTTAtgtaaatgcatattcccttctccctctcctttggaATTTCAATGAATATCATATTTAATTAAAGGCATTAATCTCTTCTGGTATAAAGTTCTACATTAACTAGTAGTCTCAGCTTTAACACCCGtggtcactctctcctccttgatactctttgcttcatggttttcaggacaccccttctttctcctggttctcctcctacctatcttatttttcctcctctcctttgctggatcctttttcagatcatgtCTTCTAACTGATGGGGTccttcagggttctgtcctgggccttattctcttctccttctatactattcaCTTGATGATCTTTTTGGCTCTCATAGATTTAACTACCATtgctatgctgatgattctcaaatatacctatcctgccccaaaccctctgctgacttccaatctcatatctccagttgcctttcagacatcttgaactagatggccagtggacatcttaaactcaataggtccaaaatggaactcattatctttctctgtaaaaccttcccccctcccaccttccctattactatacaGGGCAATACCATCCTCTTAGTCCCGTGGGCTCATAAGCTAGGAATCATCCTAGACTTCTCACTATTTCTTACCTCCCGAATGGAGTCCAAGGCCTGCCAATTTCACCATTGTAAAATCTCTCCTATATGACCCCatctctctgacactgccaccaccactctagtgcaggccctcatcacctcacacctggattactgcaTTAGCCTGTTGGTGGTCTGCacacctcaagtttctccccactctaatccatccttcatttggccactgaagtgattttcttaaagtgcaggtccaaTCATGTTGATGTGGTTTTGAGAGACTCAGGGACCCCTCAAGAACTGAAGTACAGGAAAGgatcatctggaatgaattcaggaactcaagcattctttaagtcaagctCCAGTCAAAGAtctattataatattaatatggcAGGCAGAGCTCCTTAAGGAACTTTGCAACTTAacggaatgatgctaaagcttatatagggaAAGTAGAGGATTATCTGGCTGATAGCTAATTAGGTGACAACATCCCAACCTTAGTCATaggcatcattcactactggaaacctgGGGAAAGGGTTTCTAGGGGTGTATTGGTCTGTTATGTCTGTAGCAAGacagctttgagagttgatgtctatagcttgacctcaGGATTGTACACTATAACtgtgggaatcaatacatgataattctggtacaagatagtcctgtttttacaaaggaaattctacagaggtcagcttgttcttgtaacagggagagatagtttgcctcactggaacccactcatgagttattgctaggcatagtgtccttgggctggagagaaaactgtcagggatagtgttttcagactagggagaaatgtgatcttggaactggggtccaagcacaagcacccaagcaccccatcaatgtcattttcctactcaataaaAATTCCTACTCAATTgcctctaggaacaaatacaaaatgctctcctTGGAAAAGTTCTTtgtaacctacctttccagttttcttgcaaCTTACTTCCAGACAGGTATTCATAGATCAAGAATTCTTGAttaaatccaaccctttcatttctcAGAAGGAATACTGAAGCCAAAGTAAAGTGACTCGACCATAGTCACCTCGCTACTAGACAATTGTCTGATATTCAAGGTTCTCCACAATCTAGTTCCCATCATATTTACTGTTACTTCTATCTGCACAAAGGCAAAACTAGTCAATTCATTCTCCTTCAACCTTGCTTTGTACTTTTTACCACCCTTACTTTGCTTCATCAGGACAAGTGGAGATGggccaggatgcaatgggagaccctggcccttaaatatagccattaagtggagcttgggcagggacctattgtggtccaatatATGAACTTCAGAGTGCAatggtgaaaggaaggaaggaaggagggaaggaaagaaggaaggaagggaggaagggaaggaaggaaggagggagggagggaaggaaggagggaaagaaagaaggaaggaaggaatcaaggaAAGAATCTACCCAGTAAACTCCAGGTTAACTCCCAGCCAGGGAGAAgctggaaggcaggaagggattTTACTTCTTTATTCCCCCAGTATAGAAACCTGGCCCACGCCCAATTTGGTTTAATGAACGAATGCAATTCATTCAGGACCACAAGGCAGGACGTGTAACAGAGCACCGCTGCTACACTGAGCTGTATGCTATGCACAGACATTTCCCCAttagttaaaaaaatttaaatatatttttattttgttaaatgtttcccaattccttgtaaacattttttaacattctaaaaAATCTGAGTTCGAATTTCACTCCCTTTCTACCGCCACTGCCccaccctttgagaaggcaagcaatatgataaccATTATAATGTGAAGTCACATCAGCAAAATTTAAAGTCGAACTCCGGGAATTTTGGAAGTTAACCTCCCTTGTGCAAGGGGATCCCGGATTGGAAAATGACCACATGTTCCGAAGAAGTGTTGGGCAAAACGGAATCACAGACGATTGACGACAGGCCACACTCCTTCCTAGGGTAGGCCAATGGAAAGAGGCGGTTGACAGTAACCGCGAGCCCGACTGACCAATGGGAAGCGGCAGTTCACTGCACGCTCACGTCAG
This region of Trichosurus vulpecula isolate mTriVul1 chromosome 3, mTriVul1.pri, whole genome shotgun sequence genomic DNA includes:
- the AIF1L gene encoding allograft inflammatory factor 1-like, with amino-acid sequence MDFGMSVALSKRFQGGKAFGLLKARQGRRLEEINREFLCDQKYSDEENLEEKLTAFKEKYMEFDLNNEGEIDLMSLKRMMEKLGVPKTHLEMKKIISEVTGGVSDTISYRDFVNMMLGKRSAVLKLVMMFEGKANESAPKPAGPPPERDIASLP